A part of Cryptococcus neoformans var. neoformans JEC21 chromosome 4 sequence genomic DNA contains:
- a CDS encoding D-erythro-sphingosine kinase, putative, producing MRPPHHLPVILHNNNRGLLIIQPSTLDVLQLSGDGPPPKRLLTCPLTNFLKAYLAPAPENSARRLDLHCLGGGMGTQLKLVKLHVLVEPINIPETNEWIRMLMEAAYGSIKPFRNVLILVNPVGGKGKAKDIVQDTVIPILEAAGTTVTVKETTHRLHAEEIASSMDLIYDVIVTASGDGLVYEVVNGLASRSDARKALLTPIAPIPTGSANAVCTNLFGVKDTFNIPLAVLNIIKGCNLPIDLCSVLILPSMTRRFAFLSQAIGLMVDLDIGTENLRWMGDTRFLVGFLKGIANNKGARCRLRLKVVEDDKQNMAKKAKERTQQGTTEGAVTPLINGTRNMSVDGETPVSTNDNIIGEHEPSAVIGEPISSASHTPPKPANANYVPDHGPIPDALPLKHDETWLTIESLPKKSSIKPKKSIQSLKALRKASAQNKWVDGQEILYFYAGMMRWVARDLMQWPVSIPGDGLIDVVVQSVVPRLTMANAIAGAEKGETYWMDCQYYYKVSQFIAENLDTENQPLFTIDGEAFPFESFHVEVHTRVANLLSLNGDFFTSDFLKKPTGKS from the exons ATGCGTCCTCCACACCACCTCCccgtcatcctccacaaTAACAACCGTGGCCtgctcatcatccagcCGTCCACTCTCGACGTGCTCCAGCTCTCGGGCGATGGCCCGC CTCCCAAGCGGCTACTCACGTGCCCTCTGACGAACTTTCTCAAGGCATATCTCGCCCCTGCTCCTGAGAACTCAGCACGGCGGCTGGACCTGCATTGTCTAGGAGGGGGCATGGGCACGCAGCTGAAACTCGTCAAACTTCATGTATTGGTGGAACCCATCAACATACCAGAAACGAATGAGTGGATAAGAATGCTAATGGAGGCAGCTTATGGCT CGATCAAGCCCTTCAGAAATGTTTTGATCTTGGTCAACCCCGTAGGCGGAAAGGGTAAAGCAAAGGATATAGTACAAGATACTGTTATTCCTATACTTGAAGCAGCGGGAACAACTGTAACCGTCAAAG AAACTACTCACAGGCTACATGCCGAAGAGATTGCAAGTTCTATGGATCTGATATACGA TGTGATTGTCACTGCCTCTGGAGACGGTCTTGTTTATGAGGTTGTCAACGGCCTTGCATCCCGCTCAGACGCCCGCAAGGCGTTGCTGACGCCTATCGCTCCCATCCCAACAG GTTCAGCCAATGCTGTCTGCACAAACTTATTCGGCGTTAAGGACACTTTCAACATACCTTTAGCTGTACTCAACATTATCAAAG GATGTAACCTCCCCATTGATCTTTGCTCCGTCCTTATCCTCCCATCCATGACCCGACGCTTCGCTTTCCTTTCTCAGGCAATTGGTCTCATGGTAGATCTCGACATTGGTACAGAAAATCTCAGGTGGATGGGGGATACCCGCTTTTTAGTTGGGTTTCTTAAAGGAATAGCGAACAATAAGGGCGCTCGTTGTCGATTGAGGCTCAAAGTTGTCGAAGACGACAAGCAGAACATGGCtaaaaaggcaaaggaacgGACACAGCAAGGGACGACGGAGGGTGCTGTTACTCCGTTGATCAACGGGACGAGAAATATGAGCGTGGACGGTGAGACGCCGGTCTCTACGAACGATAATATCATCGGCGAGCACGAACCCTCAGCAGTTATCGGAGAACCTATATCATCTGCCAGCCACACACCACCAAAGCCTGCCAACGCTAATTATGTCCCGGACCACGGTCCTATTCCAGATGCTCTGCCACTGAAACACGATGAGACTTGGCTAACTATTGAGAGTCTCCCGAAGAAGTCATCCATCAAGCCCAAAAAGTCTATTCAGAGTTTGAAGGCACTACGCAAGGCTTCAGCACAAAACAAGTGGGTTGACGGACAAGAGATTCTATATTTCTA TGCTGGAATGATGCGTTGGGTGGCTCGAGATCTGATGCAATGGCCTGTCTCCATCCCAGGAGATGGCCTGATAGATGTAGTTGTCCAAAGCGTAGTACCGAGGCTGACTATGGCAAATGCGATTGCCGGCGCcgaaaaaggagagacaTATTGGATGGATTGCCAGTACTACTACAAGG TTTCACAGTTCATCGCAGAGAACTTGGACACGGAGAATCAACCACTTTTTACCATCG ATGGCGAAGCCTTCCCCTTTGAATCGTTCCATGTCGAGGTACATACTCGAGTTGCCAATCTTCTTAGCCTAAACGGAGACTTTTTCACCTCCGAtttcttgaagaagccCACTGGAAAGAGTTAA